From a region of the Lactuca sativa cultivar Salinas chromosome 4, Lsat_Salinas_v11, whole genome shotgun sequence genome:
- the LOC111914605 gene encoding protein JINGUBANG, translated as MKPSILAHLLPNAFLSITTTSRTSSSDESSDDADEVLAAAAAPHGVIHHGIPQTPTVPSPSAPYQSLTIVTGHTESVSCLALCGEFIISASQGKEIMVWQQPDLRLLTTFGHGRGSVKDLVTVGSKIFTAHQDSKIRVWKVSRNLENIFKFVDTLPTNKDYLGKFMKRSHYIQTRRHHKRLWIEHSDTISCLAVQDNLIYSGSWDRTLKVWRVSDFKCLESIKAHNDAINALTTSKGMVFSASADGKIKAWGRLESEGPHFLMAILEGHKDISMNSVIVSGDGTVVYGGGSDGYVIGWSVDSWEVVFEVEAHKMSVLCMCMKGDILCTGSTDRSIRVWKTEVKGLTKIGVMMGHDGPIKCLQVSPSRIGGGFLVYSGSLDKSIRVWWVPNRNKVEVITSTPIKIIETINPALTFL; from the coding sequence ATGAAGCCCTCGATTTTAGCCCATCTGCTACCAAATGCATTTCTATCAATCACCACCACCTCCAGAACCAGTAGCAGCGATGAAAGCAGCGACGACGCCGACGAGGTCCTGGCAGCAGCCGCCGCACCCCACGGTGTCATCCACCATGGAATCCCTCAAACACCCACGGTACCCTCACCCTCCGCCCCATACCAATCACTAACCATCGTCACCGGCCACACCGAGTCTGTTTCTTGTCTTGCGTTATGTGGAGAATTCATCATCAGTGCCTCTCAAGGCAAAGAAATCATGGTTTGGCAACAACCGGATCTCCGACTGCTTACCACCTTCGGCCATGGCCGTGGCTCCGTCAAAGATCTCGTCACTGTCGGAAGCAAAATCTTTACAGCCCATCAAGATTCGAAGATTAGGGTTTGGAAGGTATCAAGAAATCTTGAAAACATCTTCAAATTCGTTGACACTCTCCCAACGAACAAGGATTATCTTGGAAAGTTCATGAAGCGCAGTCATTACATCCAAACAAGACGCCACCATAAGCGTCTATGGATCGAACACTCAGACACCATTTCGTGTTTAGCTGTTCAGGATAACTTGATTTATTCTGGTTCTTGGGATCGAACCTTAAAGGTCTGGAGAGTATCTgatttcaaatgtttagaatCAATCAAAGCCCACAACGACGCCATTAACGCTCTCACCACCAGCAAAGGAATGGTTTTCTCCGCTTCGGCAGATGGGAAGATCAAGGCATGGGGGAGACTTGAATCAGAAGGTCCACATTTCTTGATGGCAATTCTTGAAGGTCACAAGGACATATCCATGAACTCCGTCATAGTTTCCGGTGATGGGACGGTGGTCTACGGTGGTGGGTCAGATGGGTATGTGATAGGGTGGTCGGTGGACAGTTGGGAGGTTGTTTTTGAAGTTGAAGCACATAAAATGTCTGTTTTGTGTATGTGTATGAAGGGTGACATTCTGTGTACTGGTTCAACAGATCGGAGTATCCGTGTATGGAAGACGGAAGTCAAAGGGTTGACTAAAATTGGTGTGATGATGGGTCATGATGGACCAATCAAATGTTTACAAGTGTCACCAAGTCGTATTGGTGGTGGGTTCTTGGTGTATAGCGGTAGTCTTGATAAGAGTATTAGGGTTTGGTGGGTCCCAAATAGGAACAAAGTAGAGGTCATCACCTCTACCCCAATTAAAATCATAGAAACAATTAATCCTGCACTTACATTCTTGTAA